One Streptomyces sp. R28 DNA window includes the following coding sequences:
- a CDS encoding PPA1309 family protein produces the protein MSNTPMAASPLTRAVLEIDEYASGLGWDQPARLFALVDTARLRAQEPGLAAQLGLGDEQESSGLTPIEQDELPTGKALDEFLGTIAWPDAVVGCALTVERLMLPPSAEAQVPQGLSEAKLTKWVADHPDRQEVRMTVAVLRDGARESALRLREKDTPTEVLTGPDLVPGLAEALASTFAA, from the coding sequence ATGTCCAACACTCCCATGGCGGCGAGCCCGCTCACCCGGGCCGTTCTCGAGATCGACGAGTACGCCTCCGGCCTCGGCTGGGACCAGCCCGCCCGCCTCTTCGCCCTCGTAGACACCGCACGGCTGCGGGCCCAGGAACCCGGCCTCGCCGCCCAGCTCGGCCTGGGGGACGAGCAGGAGTCCTCCGGCCTGACCCCGATCGAGCAGGACGAACTTCCAACGGGCAAGGCGCTCGACGAGTTCCTCGGCACGATCGCCTGGCCCGACGCGGTGGTCGGCTGCGCGCTGACCGTCGAGCGCCTGATGCTGCCCCCGTCCGCCGAGGCCCAGGTCCCGCAGGGCCTGAGCGAGGCCAAGCTCACGAAGTGGGTGGCCGACCACCCCGACCGTCAGGAGGTCCGCATGACGGTCGCGGTCCTGCGCGACGGTGCCCGCGAGTCGGCCCTGCGCCTGCGCGAGAAGGACACGCCGACGGAGGTCCTCACCGGCCCGGACCTGGTCCCGGGTCTGGCGGAGGCGCTCGCGTCGACGTTCGCGGCCTGA